One genomic segment of Alicycliphilus denitrificans K601 includes these proteins:
- a CDS encoding AIPR family protein, with product MPALEPQYLAILKQVLAARFVPFLPPLLGNVNPADHAAKQLSRAFSAFVLHKLLDITPQVAAASVVDDFNDKGIDAIHYHAPSETLYLLQTKLKESEQFKQEDALPFCEGIRLLLKQDFAAFNGNVQNRKTDIEGALDVCSHIKLVVPYTGDGVSQAARDALQALLDDEDLDEERLAKQVEYYTATEIVCDLLAEQAYQPVHTDIALHKHAKVESPRATYYGVARLADLVTLHQMHGKALYERNIRYFLGSSKSDVNKAIKTTLHDAPLDFFYLNNGVTAVCDQIEPKANKNGVKKFKVRGLSIINGAQTVASAAEFVRQHPGKSIDDAKVMLTLIKASADGQFGKSVTKARNHQNPVQTANFASLDENQERLRQEIAHLGFGYHYRPEAVANGTNAITLDEALRALASQQNDPRYAVWLKSEPVRLATPDSAEYQALFTVALPGVTLVNAVLCHRAIRTLVVDYEQKAPARSQERLIYRHGLHVITAVMVKRLRSRIGTAAVIDPTAIPALISQPLDQLRQQAFDLGQQRLILEGPLAYFRNQGNVVNFLADLMEAHFALGADPAIAPLRNIQNAADAYPRKRLIDYLSNRAPQL from the coding sequence ATGCCGGCGCTCGAACCTCAGTACTTGGCCATCTTGAAGCAGGTGCTCGCCGCCCGCTTCGTGCCGTTCCTGCCGCCATTGCTCGGCAACGTCAATCCCGCCGATCACGCGGCGAAACAGCTTTCGCGGGCCTTCAGCGCCTTCGTCCTCCACAAACTGCTCGACATTACGCCGCAGGTGGCGGCCGCCTCGGTCGTGGATGATTTCAACGACAAGGGCATCGACGCGATCCACTACCACGCGCCGTCGGAGACTCTGTACCTGCTGCAAACCAAGTTGAAGGAGTCCGAGCAGTTCAAGCAGGAGGATGCGCTGCCGTTCTGCGAGGGCATTCGCCTGTTGCTCAAACAGGACTTCGCCGCGTTCAACGGGAATGTCCAGAATCGGAAGACCGACATCGAGGGCGCACTCGATGTGTGCAGCCACATCAAGCTGGTCGTGCCCTACACGGGCGATGGTGTATCGCAAGCGGCTCGCGACGCCTTGCAGGCGCTGCTCGATGACGAAGACCTCGACGAAGAGCGGCTGGCCAAGCAGGTGGAGTATTACACGGCAACCGAGATCGTCTGCGATCTGCTGGCGGAACAAGCCTACCAACCCGTGCACACGGATATCGCGTTGCACAAGCACGCGAAAGTCGAAAGCCCGCGAGCCACGTACTACGGTGTCGCGCGGCTGGCGGACTTGGTGACCCTACACCAGATGCACGGCAAGGCCCTGTACGAACGCAACATCCGCTACTTCCTCGGCAGTAGCAAGTCCGATGTCAACAAGGCCATCAAGACGACCTTGCATGACGCCCCGCTGGACTTCTTCTATCTCAACAACGGCGTCACGGCCGTCTGCGACCAGATCGAGCCGAAGGCCAACAAGAATGGCGTCAAGAAGTTCAAGGTTCGCGGCCTGTCCATCATCAACGGCGCGCAAACGGTTGCGTCGGCTGCCGAGTTCGTGCGCCAGCATCCGGGCAAGAGCATCGATGACGCCAAGGTGATGCTCACTTTGATCAAGGCATCGGCGGATGGCCAGTTTGGGAAGAGCGTGACCAAGGCTCGCAACCACCAGAACCCGGTACAGACCGCGAACTTCGCCTCGCTGGACGAGAACCAAGAGCGGTTGCGGCAAGAGATTGCCCACCTTGGCTTCGGCTACCACTACCGTCCCGAGGCCGTGGCAAATGGCACCAATGCCATCACGCTCGATGAGGCGCTGCGAGCACTGGCCTCGCAACAGAACGACCCACGCTACGCCGTGTGGCTCAAGAGCGAACCGGTGCGACTCGCCACCCCCGACTCCGCCGAGTACCAGGCGCTGTTCACCGTCGCGCTACCGGGCGTGACGCTGGTCAATGCGGTCCTGTGCCACCGCGCGATTCGCACCCTCGTGGTGGACTACGAACAGAAGGCCCCGGCGCGTAGCCAGGAACGCCTGATCTACCGTCATGGCTTACACGTCATCACGGCGGTCATGGTGAAGCGCCTGCGCAGCCGCATCGGCACGGCAGCCGTCATCGACCCGACAGCGATTCCCGCGCTGATCAGCCAGCCGCTCGATCAGCTCAGGCAGCAGGCTTTCGACCTTGGCCAACAACGACTCATTCTTGAGGGGCCACTGGCTTACTTCCGCAACCAGGGCAACGTCGTGAACTTCCTGGCCGACCTGATGGAGGCACACTTTGCGCTGGGTGCCGATCCGGCCATAGCGCCACTACGCAATATTCAGAATGCAGCGGACGCGTATCCGCGCAAGCGCCTGATCGACTACTTGTCGAACCGCGCGCCACAACTATGA
- a CDS encoding S8 family peptidase, with protein MAEDVGGFDDRKLLKIRLRAGDKSVPAFDAIPGVEIVSQEDESIVLAFATDDGLSEFESRLATLARDGVVTRKELFYVIEDFDHWTPQDRTGAALLEQGFPAAPTFMLDVELWPQERQDKRQQMVRAFLDWLHAQGIERLDDIQQPSLVMVRVRCNGAQAEQILHHRDVRTADLPPRLGVAVQLLHTDINQFPPIDPPSDDAPSIAVLDSGLTRGHSLLGAAVGDAQGYLAPHRSADDTDPHWHGTFVGGLALYGDVHGVIQQGQFVPQLRLFSGKVFEDDGQDQTEFVEKAVEEAVRELHAQYGCRVFNLSYGDLNKVYDGRHVRGLAYTLDRLTRELGVLFVVPAGNLLSSQLPADTRASYPDYLFEGHARLLDPATSLNALTVGGLSLNEATRNAQRHPNTIEDHVLARAEQPFPLTRSGPSASGAIKPDVVAHAGNIALRRTGGGTDHAGLGVVSLNGGFALGPAFKEDIGTSYAAPQVAHQAARLLAEVPDASPSLLRALIGAHARWPQACEALLNPGNNAEGRDKLLRLVGYGRVDDAALFRSLDHTVTLLAEERVGNDQHHFFELPLPDSFWDGGRRTREVTVALAYSPAVRTTRLDYRRAKLWFHLVTAGSLDEVTQAYRRNREEGMGERANGRWLPNDTRKNGTLQVSRWRFKQALANGHKVFVVVTRQDSLWSDGRDGDEPYAVAVVLADREQANAQLYAQVQAALQARAQARARARIGGRA; from the coding sequence ATGGCAGAGGACGTCGGCGGGTTCGACGACCGTAAGCTGCTCAAGATTCGGCTGCGCGCGGGCGACAAGAGCGTGCCCGCCTTCGATGCCATTCCTGGCGTGGAGATTGTCAGCCAGGAAGATGAATCCATCGTGCTGGCATTCGCCACTGATGACGGCTTGAGCGAGTTCGAGAGCCGCCTGGCCACCCTTGCACGTGATGGCGTTGTTACACGCAAGGAACTGTTCTACGTCATCGAAGACTTCGACCACTGGACACCCCAGGACCGTACCGGCGCGGCCTTGCTTGAGCAAGGATTTCCAGCCGCGCCAACCTTCATGCTCGATGTCGAACTATGGCCCCAGGAGCGACAGGACAAGCGCCAGCAAATGGTGCGTGCCTTTCTCGACTGGTTGCATGCACAAGGCATTGAGCGGCTGGACGACATCCAGCAACCCTCGCTCGTCATGGTCCGTGTGCGCTGCAACGGTGCGCAGGCCGAGCAGATCTTGCACCATCGCGATGTGCGCACTGCCGACCTGCCGCCCCGCTTGGGTGTGGCCGTACAACTGCTTCATACCGACATCAACCAATTTCCTCCGATCGATCCCCCTTCTGACGATGCTCCGTCCATTGCCGTGCTGGATTCAGGCTTGACGCGCGGACATTCGTTGCTCGGCGCAGCGGTCGGCGACGCGCAGGGCTACCTCGCACCGCATCGCAGTGCGGATGACACCGATCCCCACTGGCACGGCACCTTCGTCGGCGGGCTTGCGTTGTACGGCGATGTCCATGGCGTTATTCAGCAAGGGCAGTTCGTCCCGCAGCTTCGCCTGTTCTCCGGCAAAGTGTTCGAAGACGACGGACAAGACCAAACCGAGTTCGTCGAAAAGGCGGTCGAGGAAGCCGTGCGCGAACTGCATGCGCAATACGGCTGCCGGGTCTTCAACCTAAGCTATGGCGACCTGAACAAGGTCTACGATGGCCGTCATGTGCGCGGGCTCGCCTACACGCTGGATCGGCTGACGCGTGAGCTGGGGGTCCTGTTCGTAGTACCAGCGGGCAATTTGTTGTCATCCCAGTTGCCAGCCGATACACGCGCGAGTTACCCGGACTACCTGTTCGAAGGCCACGCCCGCCTGCTGGACCCCGCCACATCGCTCAACGCGCTGACCGTTGGCGGCTTGAGCCTGAATGAGGCCACACGCAATGCACAGCGCCATCCCAACACGATTGAAGACCACGTGTTGGCACGGGCGGAGCAGCCGTTTCCATTGACTCGCAGCGGCCCTTCTGCCAGCGGCGCCATCAAGCCCGACGTGGTCGCGCATGCCGGCAACATCGCCTTGCGGCGCACTGGAGGTGGCACAGACCATGCCGGTCTGGGAGTGGTGTCGCTCAACGGCGGCTTTGCCTTGGGGCCGGCGTTCAAGGAAGACATCGGCACCAGCTACGCCGCCCCCCAAGTCGCCCACCAAGCCGCGCGGCTACTGGCCGAAGTGCCCGACGCTTCGCCCAGCCTGCTGCGCGCACTGATCGGCGCCCATGCCCGCTGGCCGCAAGCCTGCGAAGCGCTGTTGAACCCCGGCAACAATGCTGAAGGCCGCGACAAACTCCTGCGCCTCGTCGGGTATGGGCGCGTGGACGATGCGGCGCTGTTCCGCTCGCTTGATCACACCGTCACCCTGCTGGCCGAAGAGCGCGTCGGAAACGACCAGCACCACTTCTTCGAATTACCTCTACCAGACAGCTTCTGGGACGGTGGCCGCCGCACGCGTGAGGTGACCGTCGCGCTCGCCTACAGCCCTGCCGTGCGCACCACGCGGCTGGACTACCGAAGAGCCAAACTGTGGTTCCACCTGGTGACGGCTGGCAGCCTGGATGAGGTCACCCAAGCCTACCGGCGCAATCGGGAAGAAGGCATGGGCGAACGCGCCAACGGCCGCTGGCTACCCAACGACACCCGCAAGAACGGCACGTTGCAGGTCTCTCGATGGCGCTTCAAACAGGCGCTGGCCAACGGTCACAAGGTGTTCGTCGTGGTGACCCGGCAAGACAGCCTTTGGTCCGATGGGCGCGATGGGGACGAGCCCTATGCCGTCGCCGTGGTGCTGGCGGATCGGGAGCAGGCCAACGCTCAGCTCTACGCCCAGGTGCAAGCAGCGCTGCAAGCGCGTGCCCAGGCACGTGCGCGCGCTCGGATTGGCGGGAGGGCCTGA
- a CDS encoding AAA family ATPase gives MASGKLLRQLIKSGTQGDASGFRAASEAVIKEEREKNHHLLANDLERLLYGDQATVGKSARKLQSLPSVPTNKDNGLALLEERAVIREEKDIILSDASQSALDEILMEHNRTDVLRSYGLQPAQKLLFCGPPGCGKTLAAEVIAHSLSMPLILVRLDSVISSFLGETAANLRKVFDYVATHPVVALFDEFDALTKDRGDSADHGELKRSVNAVLQMMDGYRGESILIATTNYETLLDKAVWRRFDEVVRFEMPNLEQIKRLLALKLSGVRRNFEPDDGQVASVFKGMSHADIERVLRRSVKEMILSGREFLEKSHLDTALAREYRHKS, from the coding sequence ATGGCTAGCGGAAAATTACTGCGGCAACTCATCAAATCGGGAACGCAAGGCGATGCTTCGGGCTTTCGCGCGGCGTCCGAGGCAGTGATCAAAGAGGAGCGCGAGAAGAACCATCATCTGCTCGCAAATGACCTTGAGCGTTTACTTTACGGCGATCAGGCAACGGTCGGGAAGAGTGCGCGGAAGCTGCAAAGTTTGCCCAGCGTGCCGACAAATAAAGACAACGGCCTTGCGCTACTAGAAGAGCGTGCCGTGATTCGAGAGGAGAAAGACATCATTCTCTCGGATGCTTCGCAGTCGGCACTCGATGAAATCCTGATGGAGCACAACCGGACGGACGTGCTTCGATCCTATGGCCTGCAACCCGCGCAGAAGCTGTTGTTTTGCGGGCCTCCCGGCTGCGGCAAGACGCTGGCCGCCGAAGTCATCGCGCATTCCCTGTCCATGCCGCTCATCCTCGTTCGGCTGGACTCGGTCATCTCGTCGTTTCTGGGAGAGACGGCCGCCAATTTGCGCAAAGTGTTCGATTACGTCGCAACGCATCCCGTGGTCGCATTGTTCGATGAATTCGACGCCCTGACCAAGGATCGTGGCGACAGCGCCGATCATGGTGAGCTCAAACGCTCCGTAAATGCCGTCTTACAGATGATGGACGGTTATCGAGGCGAGAGCATCCTGATCGCCACCACCAACTACGAAACCTTATTGGACAAGGCGGTTTGGCGACGCTTCGATGAGGTTGTGCGCTTCGAGATGCCGAATCTGGAGCAGATCAAACGCTTGTTGGCTCTGAAACTCTCCGGTGTCCGCCGCAATTTCGAGCCCGACGATGGCCAGGTGGCATCCGTGTTCAAGGGCATGTCGCACGCCGACATCGAGCGGGTTCTTCGGCGCTCCGTCAAGGAAATGATCCTGTCCGGCCGGGAGTTCCTGGAGAAAAGCCACCTCGATACCGCGCTTGCCCGTGAGTATCGTCATAAGAGTTAA
- a CDS encoding SNF2-related protein, protein MTTQQLLTPHQSQYFAWLLTRRAAGDSVESLASTLVDSQVDLNPHQVEAALFACRNPLSRGVILADEVGLGKTIEAGLVISQRWAERRRKVLIIVPANLRKQWHQELQDKFGLQGLILEAKSYNAIRKQEQRNPFLFASGPIICSYQFAKAKADDVKGIDWDLVVLDEAHRLRNVYKTSNVIAKTLKEALSRVHSKALLTATPLQNSLLELYGLVSFIDDRVFGDLDSFRSQFTGREQSFSSLRDRLAPICKRTLRKQVQPYVSYTARKAIVEEFTPSSEEQELSRLVADYLRRPNLKALPEGQRQLISLVLWKLLASSTHAIAGALETMAKRLQGVLNETPVVADLAEELDEDYESLDETAEEWEDQEQGTKAASRAERDAIAQEIEELRHFRTLATNIRDNAKGKALLTALDRAFAELDRLGASRKAIIFTESKRTQEYLLNLLADTPYGDGIVLFNGTNSDQRAQAIYKDWLKRHEGTDRITGSKTADTRAALVEHFKERGKVMIATEAGAEGINLQFCSLVINYDLPWNPQRIEQRIGRCHRYGQKHDVVVVNFVDRSNEADARVYELLSQKFQLFEGVFGASDEVLGAIGSGVDFERRIAEIYQNCREPEEIKSSFEQLQLDLSGEINEAMVKTRQVLLENFDEEVQEKLRMRADDSRNARNRFERMLMDLTRAELVHCAAFDDDGFDLRRMPTGIEHSGLAGIELGRYELPRRSGDAHLYRINHPLARWGIEQAKARALDGARLVFDYHAHGAKISTLEAWRGKAGWLTVKLISVETLGNQEQHLLVAAGTTDGVVLAEEDPEKLLRLPATTQAASLFNAPDATLLADVEARKTALLRDVNERNLGYFEQEVQKLDAWADDLKLGLEQEIKEIDREIKEVRRTAATSPTLEEKLSWQKKQRELEGKRSKLRRELFARQDEVEAQRNDLISQLEVQLQQQVEERTLFTVEWELV, encoded by the coding sequence TTGACGACACAGCAGCTTCTGACGCCGCACCAGAGCCAGTACTTTGCTTGGCTGCTGACCAGGCGTGCAGCAGGCGACTCGGTGGAGTCGCTGGCTTCGACCTTGGTCGATTCGCAGGTCGATCTGAATCCCCATCAGGTCGAGGCCGCGCTCTTCGCTTGCCGCAACCCCCTCTCACGCGGCGTGATCCTCGCCGACGAGGTTGGTCTGGGCAAGACCATCGAAGCCGGCTTGGTCATCTCCCAACGCTGGGCGGAACGGCGGCGGAAGGTGCTCATCATCGTTCCGGCGAACCTGCGCAAGCAATGGCATCAGGAGCTGCAGGACAAGTTCGGCCTGCAAGGGCTGATCCTCGAAGCCAAAAGCTACAACGCGATCCGCAAGCAGGAGCAGCGGAACCCGTTCCTGTTCGCCTCCGGTCCGATCATCTGTTCCTACCAGTTCGCGAAGGCCAAGGCTGACGATGTCAAGGGCATCGACTGGGACTTGGTCGTCCTCGACGAAGCGCATCGCCTGCGCAACGTCTACAAAACCAGCAACGTCATCGCCAAGACCCTCAAGGAGGCGCTGTCGCGCGTTCACTCCAAGGCGCTCCTGACCGCGACGCCGTTGCAGAACTCGCTGCTCGAACTCTATGGGCTGGTCAGCTTCATCGATGACCGGGTGTTCGGAGACCTTGATAGCTTCCGCTCGCAATTCACTGGCAGAGAGCAATCCTTCAGCAGCCTGCGTGACCGGCTGGCCCCCATCTGCAAGCGCACCCTGCGCAAACAGGTTCAGCCCTACGTGTCGTACACAGCGCGCAAGGCCATCGTCGAGGAGTTCACGCCGTCGAGCGAAGAGCAGGAACTTTCCAGGCTCGTCGCCGATTACCTGCGCCGCCCCAACCTCAAGGCCCTGCCCGAGGGGCAGCGCCAACTGATTTCGCTCGTGCTGTGGAAGCTGCTCGCCTCCAGCACGCACGCGATTGCGGGTGCGTTGGAGACGATGGCCAAGCGTCTCCAGGGTGTGCTGAATGAAACTCCCGTGGTTGCCGATCTCGCCGAAGAACTGGACGAGGACTACGAGTCGCTCGACGAGACCGCCGAAGAGTGGGAAGACCAGGAGCAGGGAACAAAGGCAGCGAGCCGCGCCGAGCGTGATGCCATCGCGCAGGAGATCGAGGAGCTGCGCCACTTCAGAACGCTGGCAACCAACATCCGCGACAACGCCAAGGGCAAGGCGCTGCTCACCGCGCTGGATCGCGCCTTCGCCGAACTGGATCGGTTGGGTGCGTCCAGGAAGGCCATCATATTCACCGAATCCAAGCGCACGCAGGAATACCTCCTCAACTTGCTGGCTGACACGCCATACGGCGACGGCATCGTGCTCTTCAACGGCACCAATAGCGACCAGCGTGCGCAGGCGATCTACAAGGACTGGCTGAAGCGCCACGAAGGCACCGACCGCATCACCGGCTCCAAGACTGCCGACACCCGTGCGGCACTGGTCGAGCACTTCAAGGAGCGTGGCAAGGTCATGATTGCCACCGAGGCCGGAGCCGAAGGCATCAACCTCCAGTTCTGCTCGCTCGTCATCAACTACGACCTGCCGTGGAACCCGCAGCGCATCGAACAGCGCATCGGGCGCTGCCACCGCTACGGTCAGAAGCACGACGTTGTGGTGGTCAACTTCGTCGACCGCAGCAATGAGGCCGATGCACGGGTGTATGAGCTGCTGTCGCAGAAGTTCCAGCTCTTCGAGGGCGTGTTTGGGGCTAGCGACGAAGTGCTGGGTGCGATCGGCTCCGGTGTCGATTTCGAGCGACGTATCGCCGAGATCTATCAGAACTGTCGAGAGCCCGAGGAAATCAAGTCCAGCTTCGAGCAACTCCAGCTCGACCTCTCCGGCGAGATCAACGAGGCGATGGTCAAGACGCGCCAGGTATTGCTTGAGAACTTCGATGAAGAGGTGCAGGAGAAGCTGCGCATGCGGGCCGACGACAGCCGCAACGCGCGCAACCGCTTCGAGCGCATGCTGATGGACTTGACCCGCGCCGAACTGGTCCATTGCGCCGCGTTCGATGACGACGGCTTCGATCTTCGCCGCATGCCGACTGGAATCGAGCACAGCGGCCTCGCGGGCATCGAGCTGGGGCGCTACGAATTGCCCCGCCGCTCCGGCGACGCGCATCTATACCGCATCAATCATCCGCTGGCGCGATGGGGCATCGAGCAGGCCAAGGCTCGGGCACTCGACGGGGCTCGTCTTGTGTTCGACTACCACGCCCACGGTGCAAAGATCAGCACGCTTGAAGCCTGGCGCGGCAAAGCCGGATGGCTCACCGTGAAGCTGATCTCGGTCGAGACACTCGGCAACCAGGAGCAACATCTGCTGGTTGCCGCGGGCACGACCGACGGCGTAGTGCTCGCGGAAGAAGACCCGGAAAAACTGCTGCGCCTGCCCGCGACCACGCAGGCGGCCAGTCTATTCAACGCCCCTGACGCCACCCTGCTGGCCGACGTGGAAGCCCGCAAGACCGCGCTCCTGCGCGACGTCAACGAGCGCAACCTCGGCTACTTCGAGCAGGAAGTCCAGAAGCTGGATGCCTGGGCGGACGACCTGAAGCTGGGTCTGGAGCAAGAGATCAAGGAGATCGACCGCGAGATCAAGGAGGTGCGCCGAACCGCCGCAACCTCGCCGACGCTGGAAGAAAAACTGTCATGGCAGAAGAAGCAGCGCGAACTGGAAGGCAAGCGCAGCAAGCTGCGCCGCGAGCTGTTTGCCCGACAGGACGAAGTCGAAGCGCAGCGCAATGACTTGATCAGCCAGCTTGAAGTGCAACTCCAACAGCAGGTCGAGGAGCGCACGCTGTTCACTGTCGAGTGGGAGCTGGTGTAA
- the mads1 gene encoding methylation-associated defense system helix-turn-helix domain-containing protein MAD1, with translation MSEVESEILTLEEVAAYLKAGKRTVYRLAQKGEIPAFKLGGTWRFRRSELDRWIAESINKKKPEAE, from the coding sequence ATGAGTGAAGTCGAGAGCGAGATCCTCACGCTGGAGGAAGTCGCGGCCTACCTCAAAGCCGGCAAACGGACGGTCTATCGCCTTGCCCAGAAAGGAGAGATTCCAGCGTTCAAGCTTGGGGGAACCTGGCGCTTTCGCCGCTCGGAGCTGGATCGGTGGATCGCCGAAAGCATCAACAAGAAGAAGCCGGAGGCCGAGTGA
- a CDS encoding RAQPRD family integrative conjugative element protein: MGQTNRRTSARPALAVVLAVSFSALQPAAAADSLASEREQLAALTRQLDLIDRLAEHAANTAPQERTRYHFDYARLRADLNRVRAGLQDYLVPQRAQPRDPVPLAGDYVRRDRADDEEPSP; this comes from the coding sequence ATGGGACAGACCAACCGCCGCACATCCGCGCGGCCTGCGCTTGCCGTGGTGTTGGCTGTGTCGTTCTCGGCGCTGCAGCCTGCCGCTGCTGCCGACAGCCTCGCCTCGGAGCGTGAGCAGCTCGCCGCGCTCACCCGCCAACTCGACCTGATCGACCGCCTCGCCGAGCACGCCGCCAATACCGCTCCGCAGGAACGCACCCGCTACCACTTCGACTACGCCCGACTGCGTGCCGACCTGAACCGCGTTCGCGCCGGCCTGCAGGACTACCTCGTGCCCCAACGCGCCCAGCCGCGCGATCCCGTCCCGCTGGCCGGCGACTACGTCCGCCGCGACCGCGCCGACGACGAGGAGCCGTCGCCATGA
- a CDS encoding TIGR03758 family integrating conjugative element protein: protein MTPSADQVAAFQANGGFAPSAVSAVVLGFVLAVLLLWGVWAMRTAYVGWAEHRITERQFLAVVVRFVAMYLVLTFFLLS, encoded by the coding sequence ATGACGCCCTCTGCCGATCAGGTCGCCGCCTTCCAGGCCAACGGCGGCTTTGCGCCTTCGGCCGTCTCTGCCGTGGTGCTGGGCTTCGTGCTCGCCGTGTTGCTGCTGTGGGGCGTGTGGGCCATGCGCACCGCCTACGTCGGCTGGGCCGAGCACCGCATCACTGAACGTCAGTTCCTCGCCGTCGTCGTGCGCTTCGTGGCGATGTACCTCGTACTGACCTTCTTCCTCCTCTCCTGA
- a CDS encoding TIGR03745 family integrating conjugative element membrane protein, with product MNTPLTSHRIPSRIAAPLLPLALAGLPLSAFAQGLPTMEDPSRGQGSGILQTLQNYGYDIVLLIALLVVASMFVGVCYHAYTRYSEIHTGRATWGQFGLTVAVGAILLVVGIWLLTKATGVL from the coding sequence ATGAACACGCCACTGACATCCCATCGCATTCCGTCCCGCATCGCCGCTCCGCTGCTGCCGCTGGCGCTCGCGGGCCTGCCGCTGTCGGCCTTCGCGCAGGGCCTGCCGACCATGGAGGACCCTTCGCGCGGCCAGGGCAGCGGCATCCTGCAGACCTTGCAGAACTACGGCTACGACATCGTGCTGCTGATCGCGCTGCTGGTGGTCGCATCGATGTTCGTCGGTGTCTGCTATCACGCCTACACGCGCTACTCGGAGATCCACACCGGCCGCGCCACCTGGGGCCAGTTCGGCCTGACGGTCGCCGTGGGCGCGATCCTGCTGGTGGTCGGCATCTGGCTGCTCACCAAGGCCACCGGCGTGCTGTGA
- a CDS encoding TIGR03750 family conjugal transfer protein: MAVPSETPQDTLVSFLPHRLNRQPVVVRGLTADELWICAGLSAAAGFALGLPLAWLTHSIAMVPTLIVAGIALGVFVGGGFLRAQKRGRPDTWLYRQLQWRLALRHPALAALLGGQRLITRSGYWTTRRNADRVAP, from the coding sequence ATGGCCGTCCCCTCGGAGACCCCGCAAGACACGCTGGTGAGCTTCCTGCCGCACCGGCTGAATCGCCAGCCGGTGGTCGTGCGCGGGCTGACCGCCGACGAGTTGTGGATCTGCGCCGGCCTGTCGGCCGCAGCCGGATTCGCACTCGGCCTGCCGCTGGCCTGGCTCACGCACAGCATCGCCATGGTGCCGACGCTGATCGTCGCCGGCATCGCGCTGGGCGTCTTCGTCGGCGGTGGTTTTCTGCGCGCACAGAAGCGCGGCCGGCCCGACACCTGGCTCTACCGACAGCTCCAGTGGCGGCTGGCCCTGCGGCACCCGGCGCTGGCAGCGCTCCTGGGCGGGCAGCGCCTCATCACCCGCTCGGGCTACTGGACGACCCGGCGCAACGCCGATCGAGTTGCGCCATGA
- a CDS encoding PFL_4703 family integrating conjugative element protein, producing the protein MSRFKNEVAHLQAHVMTLRLGAGALFVVALLLGFGWWSAPKSLTIHVPPDLRSGSTRKWWDVPPESVYAFSFYIWQQVQRWPTNGEEDYPRNLRALSAYLTPSCRAFLQQDYEYRRASGELRQRVRGIYEIPGRGYGDDPATRVKVVSDRDWIVTLDVSADEYYGSEQVKRALVRYPIKVVRLDIDPERNPFGLALDCYASAPQRIEPPPTPTQAGVPANAPGHLQGDSP; encoded by the coding sequence ATGAGCCGTTTCAAGAACGAGGTTGCGCACCTGCAGGCGCACGTGATGACGTTGCGTCTGGGGGCCGGCGCGTTGTTCGTGGTGGCGCTGCTGCTCGGCTTCGGTTGGTGGAGTGCGCCGAAGAGTCTGACCATCCATGTGCCGCCGGACCTGCGCTCGGGCAGCACGCGCAAGTGGTGGGACGTGCCGCCCGAGAGCGTGTATGCCTTCTCGTTCTACATCTGGCAGCAGGTGCAGCGCTGGCCCACGAACGGCGAAGAAGACTATCCGCGCAACCTGCGCGCGCTGTCGGCCTACCTGACGCCGAGCTGCCGGGCCTTCCTGCAGCAGGACTACGAGTACCGGCGCGCCAGTGGCGAGCTGCGTCAGCGCGTGCGCGGCATCTACGAGATTCCCGGCCGCGGCTACGGCGATGATCCGGCCACGCGCGTCAAGGTGGTCTCCGACCGCGACTGGATCGTCACGCTCGACGTGAGCGCGGACGAATACTACGGCTCCGAGCAGGTCAAGCGCGCCCTGGTGCGCTACCCCATCAAGGTCGTCCGGCTGGACATCGACCCCGAGCGCAACCCCTTCGGCCTGGCGCTGGACTGCTACGCCAGCGCACCCCAGCGCATCGAACCGCCGCCGACGCCGACCCAGGCCGGCGTGCCCGCCAACGCCCCCGGCCACCTGCAGGGAGACTCCCCATGA